TTAGAGTTTCCCGAATCGGTAACTGCGATTGTTGGCCCTAATGGTTCAGGCAAGTCGAATATTGTCGACGCTATTCGCTGGGCCCTAGGAGAGCAAAGTCCTAAGAATATCCGGATAGAGAAAAACGACGACCTTATTTTTGCCGGCAATAAAAATCAACCGGCCTCTAGCTTTGCAGAGGTAAAATTGAGTTTTGCGGGTCGGTCTAATGACGGCGATAAAGAGGCGGAAAATTTTGTTTTGTCTCGGCGCTTGAATCGCAACGGGGAAAGCGAATATTTATTAAACAACGAAAGCGCTAAATTAAAGGATATCCTGCTTTTCTTAACTAAGAAACAGGTGGGTGTGAAGGGCTTCTCTATCGTTAATCAGGGAACGGTTGAAGACCTTTTGCGCGTGAGCCCGAGCAATCTGTTTTTGATGTTGGAAGAAATTCTAGGCCTACGCTTTGTGGAAATAAAAAAAGAACAAGCTAAGAATAAAATCAAATTAACCCTAGAAAACTTAGATAAAGCGCAAAGTTTGCGGGATGAAATTCAGCCTCACTTGCGCAGCCTCAAACGGCAAGTAAGCCGTTTTGAACGCGCTAATGAAATAAAAAATACTCTAGAGAATCAGCAAAAAATTTACTTCTCTTACTATTTGAATCTCGGTAAAATTGAAGAGGGGTCTTTGACAGCGGCCCGGGATAATGCCCAAAAAATTGCTGCTAATCTAGCCACAGAACTGGCAGCCCTAGACGCTCAGGTACAAAAATTACAAGGCAATGGGGACAAGGGCCTGGAGGAAGCTCTTGTTAAAAACGATTCCAACATAGCTAATTTGAAAGCGCAGAAAGCTCAGTTGATGTATGATTTGGGAAACCTTAACGGGCAGTTGATGTCATGGCAAAAGATTCTTTCCGCTCAAACTGCCCAACTGCAGTCAACTCCATCAGAAGAAACTGTTGCATATCCTGCCTTGGAACTGAAAAACAAGTTGTTGGTGCTTTCTCAGGATATTGAAGCCGCCTTGCTTTTAGAAGACTCGGTTGTCTTTAAAAATGAAATAAAAAGAATCCTTCTTTCTGTCCATGATTTTCTGGAAAGCAAAAAGGAAGTTAAAAAAGAAGAAATAACCAAAACCCAGGAGGAAAAGAAAATAATTCCTCCAGAACTAAAGGATTCTATTGCTAAATTGGAAATCCAACTAAAAGATTTAGAT
The sequence above is drawn from the Candidatus Paceibacterota bacterium genome and encodes:
- a CDS encoding AAA family ATPase, with the protein product MFLSKVELKNFKSFAKEFSLEFPESVTAIVGPNGSGKSNIVDAIRWALGEQSPKNIRIEKNDDLIFAGNKNQPASSFAEVKLSFAGRSNDGDKEAENFVLSRRLNRNGESEYLLNNESAKLKDILLFLTKKQVGVKGFSIVNQGTVEDLLRVSPSNLFLMLEEILGLRFVEIKKEQAKNKIKLTLENLDKAQSLRDEIQPHLRSLKRQVSRFERANEIKNTLENQQKIYFSYYLNLGKIEEGSLTAARDNAQKIAANLATELAALDAQVQKLQGNGDKGLEEALVKNDSNIANLKAQKAQLMYDLGNLNGQLMSWQKILSAQTAQLQSTPSEETVAYPALELKNKLLVLSQDIEAALLLEDSVVFKNEIKRILLSVHDFLESKKEVKKEEITKTQEEKKIIPPELKDSIAKLEIQLKDLD